A DNA window from Variovorax sp. J2L1-78 contains the following coding sequences:
- a CDS encoding mandelate racemase/muconate lactonizing enzyme family protein, which yields MKITRITAVPLSYRLPEGKTVTMGIGSTLKRDCIIIRVETSEGITGYGEAHPGRSPGAITALVHNTLQPLLVGMNATDVVGAWQRVHRMQLSSHGLGAGTCLALSGIDMALWDIRGKAAKMPLYELLGGSHRRIPAYAGGIALGYQPAEAMAEEAQSYVEQGYKAVKLRIGDTVKNDIARVRKVREVLGDDIDILTDANTAYTIADVRRVLPALADIHAGWLEEPFACNDFASYREAAKITPLVPIAAGENHFTRFEFGQMLDARAVQVWQPDLSKSGGITEGVRIAAMASAFRIPVHAHSSATGLNHAATLHFLAATENAGYFEACVSKFNPFRDMFGSTFEIGADGCVEPPRGHGIGIEVDESIFEKYPMVDGPGYVVKF from the coding sequence TTGAAGATCACCCGCATCACCGCCGTGCCGCTGTCCTACCGCCTGCCCGAGGGCAAGACCGTGACCATGGGCATCGGCAGCACGCTCAAGCGCGACTGCATCATCATCCGCGTCGAGACCTCCGAAGGCATCACCGGCTATGGCGAGGCGCACCCCGGCCGCAGCCCGGGCGCCATCACGGCGCTGGTGCACAACACGCTGCAGCCGCTGCTGGTGGGCATGAACGCGACCGACGTGGTGGGCGCGTGGCAGCGCGTGCACCGCATGCAACTGTCGAGCCACGGCCTGGGCGCCGGCACCTGCCTGGCACTGTCGGGCATCGACATGGCGCTGTGGGACATCCGCGGCAAGGCCGCCAAGATGCCGCTGTACGAATTGCTGGGCGGGTCGCACCGCCGCATCCCGGCCTACGCCGGCGGCATCGCGCTGGGCTACCAGCCGGCCGAGGCGATGGCCGAAGAGGCGCAGTCGTATGTCGAGCAGGGCTACAAGGCCGTGAAGCTGCGCATCGGCGACACGGTGAAGAACGACATCGCCCGCGTGCGCAAGGTGCGCGAGGTGCTGGGCGACGACATCGACATCCTGACCGATGCCAACACCGCCTACACGATCGCCGACGTGCGCCGCGTGCTGCCGGCGCTGGCCGACATCCACGCCGGCTGGCTGGAAGAGCCCTTCGCCTGCAACGACTTCGCCTCGTACCGCGAGGCCGCGAAGATCACGCCGCTGGTGCCGATCGCGGCGGGCGAGAACCACTTCACCCGCTTCGAGTTCGGCCAGATGCTCGATGCGCGCGCGGTGCAGGTGTGGCAACCCGACCTGTCCAAAAGCGGCGGTATCACCGAAGGCGTGCGCATCGCGGCGATGGCCTCGGCCTTCCGCATCCCGGTGCATGCGCACAGCTCGGCCACGGGCTTGAACCACGCGGCCACGCTGCACTTCCTGGCCGCCACCGAGAACGCCGGCTACTTCGAGGCCTGCGTGTCGAAGTTCAACCCCTTCCGCGACATGTTCGGCAGCACCTTCGAGATCGGCGCAGACGGCTGCGTCGAGCCGCCGAGAGGCCATGGCATCGGCATCGAGGTGGACGAATCGATCTTCGAGAAGTACCCGATGGTCGACGGACCCGGCTATGTCGTGAAGTTCTGA
- a CDS encoding NAD-dependent succinate-semialdehyde dehydrogenase gives MKLQHPDLFRQQCHIDGRWVDASDGATIAVTNPADDSTLGTVPRLTAGDVRSAIDAANKALPGWRDTSAKERSHLMRRWYDLCMAHQDDLGMLLTLEQGKPLAEAKGEIAYGSSFIEWFAEEAKRVYGDVIPAATMDRRIVVLKQPVGVVAAITPWNFPNAMITRKAGAALAAGCTIVIKPASATPYSALALAQLAAEAGIPAGVLNVVTGSASTVGGELTGSPIVRKLSFTGSTEVGKKLMEQCAGTVKKVSMELGGNAPFIVFDDADLDAAVAGVMASKFRNAGQTCVCANRIFVQAGIYDRFTEKLKATVEAQVVGNGLEKGVNLGPLIDDAAVAKVREHIEDAVGLGAHIVTGGKTHALGGRFFAPTILADVSPRSKLMQEETFGPVAPLIRFDTDEQAVAMANDTPFGLAAYFYTQDYARAWRVAEALEVGIVGLNEGLISTELAPFGGIKESGVGREGSKYGIDDYLEIKYVCAGGLGRPMRV, from the coding sequence ATGAAACTCCAACATCCCGATCTGTTCCGCCAGCAATGCCACATCGACGGCCGCTGGGTCGATGCGTCCGACGGCGCGACCATCGCCGTCACCAACCCCGCCGACGACAGTACCCTCGGCACCGTGCCGCGCCTCACCGCGGGCGACGTGCGCAGCGCCATCGACGCGGCGAACAAGGCGCTGCCGGGCTGGCGCGACACCAGCGCCAAGGAGCGCTCGCACCTCATGCGCCGCTGGTACGACCTCTGCATGGCGCACCAGGACGACCTGGGCATGCTGCTCACGCTCGAGCAAGGCAAACCGCTGGCCGAGGCCAAGGGCGAGATCGCCTACGGCTCGAGCTTCATCGAGTGGTTCGCCGAAGAGGCCAAGCGCGTCTATGGCGACGTGATCCCGGCCGCGACGATGGACCGCCGCATCGTCGTGCTCAAGCAGCCGGTCGGCGTGGTCGCGGCGATCACGCCGTGGAACTTCCCCAACGCGATGATCACGCGCAAGGCGGGCGCCGCGCTGGCGGCCGGCTGCACCATCGTCATCAAGCCGGCCTCGGCCACGCCGTACTCGGCGCTGGCCCTGGCACAACTGGCGGCCGAGGCCGGCATTCCCGCCGGCGTGCTCAACGTGGTGACCGGTTCGGCATCGACCGTCGGCGGCGAGCTCACCGGCAGCCCGATCGTGCGCAAGCTCTCGTTCACCGGCTCCACCGAGGTCGGCAAGAAGCTGATGGAACAGTGCGCGGGCACCGTGAAGAAGGTGTCGATGGAGCTCGGCGGCAATGCGCCCTTCATCGTGTTCGACGATGCCGACCTCGACGCCGCCGTGGCCGGCGTGATGGCCTCGAAGTTCCGCAACGCGGGCCAGACCTGCGTGTGCGCCAACCGCATCTTCGTGCAGGCCGGCATCTACGACCGCTTCACCGAGAAGCTCAAGGCGACGGTCGAGGCGCAGGTGGTCGGCAACGGGCTGGAGAAGGGCGTCAACCTGGGCCCGCTGATCGACGACGCGGCCGTGGCCAAGGTGCGCGAGCACATCGAAGACGCCGTGGGCCTGGGCGCGCACATCGTGACCGGCGGCAAGACGCACGCGCTGGGCGGCCGCTTCTTCGCACCGACCATCCTGGCGGACGTCTCGCCCAGGTCGAAGCTGATGCAGGAAGAAACCTTCGGCCCGGTGGCGCCGCTGATCCGCTTCGACACCGACGAGCAGGCGGTCGCGATGGCCAACGACACGCCCTTCGGCCTGGCGGCGTATTTCTACACACAGGACTACGCGCGCGCTTGGCGCGTGGCGGAGGCGCTGGAGGTTGGTATCGTCGGGCTCAACGAAGGGCTGATCTCGACCGAGCTCGCACCCTTCGGCGGTATCAAGGAATCGGGTGTCGGGCGCGAAGGCTCCAAGTACGGCATCGACGACTACCTCGAGATCAAGTATGTCTGCGCCGGCGGCCTCGGCCGTCCGATGCGGGTGTAG
- a CDS encoding Bug family tripartite tricarboxylate transporter substrate binding protein — translation MQSTKRTLIRLLAPLCLGLAFGTLGSTAAMADDYPSKPVRIIVPYTPGGFNDTLARTVGDRLGKLWKQSVVVDNRPGGNTVLGNNLAAKAPADGYTILITPLPFSALPALYGSKLPYNALTDFQPLVWAGYTQNALVIRPDLPGVTNLKELIDYAKKNPGKLNYGSTGSGSSNHLSMELFMSMTGTKMTHVPYKGSAPAVMAMLGGEIDVLFDNVPNLMQQIKAGKLKPIAVTGTSRAGLLPDTPTVQEAGVPGYEVVVWFGMQMPAGVPRPVVDRANQDIAAILKDPEVVKQFREQGVEVVASTPEAFGQLLQKEVPKWTKVVNDAGVKVE, via the coding sequence ATGCAATCGACGAAAAGAACCCTCATCCGCCTGCTGGCACCGCTGTGCCTGGGGCTCGCGTTCGGCACGTTAGGCAGCACGGCTGCGATGGCCGACGACTACCCGAGCAAGCCGGTGCGCATCATCGTGCCGTACACGCCGGGCGGCTTCAACGACACGCTGGCGCGCACGGTCGGCGACCGGCTCGGCAAGCTCTGGAAGCAGTCGGTGGTGGTGGACAACCGTCCCGGCGGCAACACCGTGCTGGGCAACAACCTCGCGGCCAAGGCGCCGGCCGACGGGTACACCATCCTGATCACACCCCTACCGTTCTCGGCGCTGCCGGCGCTGTACGGCAGCAAGCTGCCCTACAACGCGCTGACCGACTTCCAGCCGCTGGTGTGGGCCGGCTACACGCAGAACGCGCTGGTGATCCGCCCCGACCTGCCGGGCGTGACCAACCTGAAGGAACTCATCGACTACGCCAAGAAGAACCCGGGCAAGCTGAACTACGGCTCGACCGGCTCGGGCTCGTCGAACCACCTGTCGATGGAACTCTTCATGAGCATGACCGGCACGAAGATGACGCACGTGCCCTACAAGGGCAGCGCGCCGGCGGTGATGGCGATGCTCGGCGGCGAGATCGACGTGCTGTTCGACAACGTGCCCAACCTGATGCAGCAGATCAAGGCGGGCAAGCTCAAGCCCATCGCCGTGACCGGCACCAGCCGCGCCGGCCTGCTGCCCGACACCCCGACCGTGCAGGAAGCCGGCGTACCGGGCTACGAGGTGGTGGTGTGGTTCGGCATGCAGATGCCGGCCGGCGTGCCCAGGCCGGTCGTTGACCGCGCCAACCAGGACATCGCCGCGATCCTCAAGGACCCGGAGGTCGTCAAGCAGTTCCGCGAGCAGGGCGTGGAAGTGGTGGCGAGCACGCCCGAGGCCTTCGGCCAGCTGCTGCAGAAGGAAGTGCCGAAGTGGACCAAAGTGGTCAACGACGCAGGCGTAAAGGTCGAATAG
- a CDS encoding FadR/GntR family transcriptional regulator translates to MAFSTTDEPNARIATEGTLADRVTGLIAADIRARVYPVNTRLPTEQSMTEQYGVSRTVVREAISRLKSEGLVETRQGSGTVVRDPKVSDAFRLGQPHENPAEGVLRILELRRGIEAEMAALAAERRTGAEMTQIQQSLRAIARAVKDGGDGVAEDLAFHIAISRAAHNPHYTELLGMLTRALHDAIRLTRANEARRADLAAQVLAEHEAICAAIKARDPAAARTAAFLHMHNTGQRIEQAGKDFWTGDSRAAAQRVARAKLGGTATPKR, encoded by the coding sequence ATGGCCTTCTCCACCACCGACGAACCGAACGCCCGCATCGCCACGGAAGGCACGCTGGCCGATCGCGTGACGGGGCTCATCGCCGCCGACATCCGGGCCCGCGTCTATCCGGTCAACACGCGCCTGCCGACGGAACAATCGATGACCGAGCAGTACGGCGTGAGCCGCACGGTGGTGCGCGAGGCCATCTCTCGGCTCAAGTCCGAAGGGCTGGTCGAGACGCGCCAGGGCAGCGGCACGGTGGTGCGCGACCCGAAGGTCTCGGACGCCTTCCGCCTCGGCCAGCCGCACGAGAACCCGGCCGAGGGGGTGCTGCGCATCCTCGAGCTGCGCCGGGGCATCGAGGCCGAGATGGCGGCGCTGGCGGCCGAGCGCCGCACCGGTGCCGAGATGACGCAGATCCAGCAGTCGCTGCGCGCCATCGCCCGCGCGGTGAAGGACGGCGGCGACGGCGTCGCCGAAGACCTGGCCTTCCACATCGCCATCTCGCGCGCCGCGCACAACCCGCACTACACCGAACTGCTGGGCATGCTGACGCGGGCGCTGCACGATGCGATCCGCCTGACCCGCGCCAACGAGGCGCGCCGCGCCGACCTCGCCGCCCAGGTGCTGGCCGAGCACGAAGCGATCTGCGCCGCCATCAAGGCCCGCGACCCGGCCGCCGCGCGCACCGCCGCCTTCCTGCACATGCACAACACCGGCCAGCGCATCGAACAGGCCGGCAAGGACTTCTGGACCGGTGACAGCCGCGCGGCGGCGCAACGCGTGGCGCGCGCCAAGCTGGGCGGCACGGCGACACCCAAGCGCTGA
- a CDS encoding 2-hydroxyacid dehydrogenase produces the protein MTLSPRPRAFLCRRFTPAVESALRERFALQVNDDDSILSSAEIARRAQGCELLFVSATEAIDAATIAQLAPTLRVIATLSVGYDHIDMAAARAAGVQVLHTPDVLSDACAEVAMMLLLNACRRGFEADRLVRSGAWAGWAPTQLLGMGLVGRRLGIFGMGRIGRAIAVRARAFGLAIHYHNRSRLDAALEEGATYHATLDGLLAASDILMIAAPGAPSLRGTFNAARLAMLPEGAVVVNISRGDLVDDEALLAALRRGQVRGAGLDVFANEPHVNPGYRTLDNVFLSPHIGSATHETRDAMGWLLIHGVEALARGETPDNLLS, from the coding sequence ATGACCCTTTCGCCACGGCCCCGCGCCTTCCTGTGCCGCCGCTTCACGCCCGCCGTCGAATCCGCGCTGCGGGAACGCTTCGCGCTGCAGGTGAACGACGACGACTCGATCCTGTCTTCGGCCGAGATCGCGCGCCGTGCCCAGGGGTGCGAGCTGCTGTTCGTCAGCGCCACAGAAGCCATCGATGCCGCCACCATCGCGCAGCTCGCGCCCACGCTGCGCGTGATCGCCACCCTGTCGGTCGGCTACGACCACATCGACATGGCGGCCGCGCGCGCTGCCGGCGTGCAGGTGCTGCACACGCCCGACGTGCTGAGCGACGCGTGCGCCGAGGTCGCGATGATGCTGCTGCTCAACGCCTGCCGCCGCGGCTTCGAGGCGGATCGCCTGGTGCGCAGCGGTGCGTGGGCCGGCTGGGCGCCGACGCAGCTGCTGGGCATGGGCCTGGTCGGCCGCCGGCTCGGCATCTTCGGCATGGGCCGCATCGGGCGTGCCATCGCCGTGCGCGCCCGCGCCTTCGGCCTGGCCATCCACTATCACAACCGGTCGCGGCTCGACGCGGCGCTGGAGGAGGGCGCGACCTACCACGCCACGCTCGACGGCCTGCTCGCCGCGAGCGACATCCTGATGATCGCGGCGCCAGGTGCGCCGTCGCTGCGCGGTACCTTCAATGCCGCGCGGCTGGCGATGCTGCCCGAAGGCGCCGTCGTGGTGAACATCTCGCGCGGCGACCTGGTCGACGACGAGGCGCTGCTGGCTGCGCTCAGGCGCGGCCAGGTGCGTGGCGCCGGGCTCGACGTGTTCGCCAACGAGCCGCACGTGAACCCGGGCTATCGCACGCTGGACAACGTCTTCCTCTCGCCCCACATCGGCAGCGCCACGCACGAGACGCGCGATGCGATGGGCTGGCTGCTGATCCACGGCGTCGAGGCCCTCGCGCGCGGCGAGACGCCCGACAACCTGCTTTCCTGA
- a CDS encoding NAD(P)-dependent oxidoreductase, which translates to MENIGLVGVGLMGHGIASNIVKHGHPLSVLEHPGNQPLDTLKAAGVKTFATASELAAAVDVVILCVTGTPQVEAVLLGDTGVLKGMQPGTIIIDCSTALPDSTERLAKIVADAGGRFIDAAMTRTPKEAAEGRLNLLVGGDAELFRDCRPLLACFAENITHAGPVGAGHRMKLLHNYVSLGSVALIAEAAACAERAGVDPEVFIDVLVKGGGGGTALERLRPFLMNKDPNGLRFAMSNALKDLGYYTAMAEASHSARSIAEGVRQTLEGAVQGSDPQALMPELVAVLAKRGDGV; encoded by the coding sequence ATGGAAAACATCGGACTGGTCGGCGTCGGCCTCATGGGCCACGGCATCGCGAGCAACATCGTCAAGCACGGCCATCCGCTGTCGGTGCTCGAGCACCCGGGCAACCAGCCGCTCGACACGCTGAAGGCGGCGGGCGTGAAGACCTTCGCCACCGCGAGCGAGCTGGCGGCCGCGGTCGATGTGGTGATCCTGTGCGTCACCGGCACGCCGCAGGTCGAGGCGGTGCTGCTCGGCGACACCGGTGTGCTCAAGGGCATGCAACCCGGCACGATCATCATCGATTGCTCGACCGCGCTGCCCGATTCGACCGAGCGTCTCGCCAAGATCGTCGCCGACGCCGGTGGGCGCTTCATAGATGCCGCGATGACGCGCACGCCCAAGGAGGCCGCCGAAGGGCGCCTCAACCTGCTGGTGGGCGGCGACGCCGAGCTGTTCCGCGACTGCCGGCCGCTCCTGGCCTGCTTCGCCGAGAACATCACGCACGCCGGCCCGGTCGGTGCCGGCCACCGGATGAAGCTGCTGCACAACTACGTGTCGCTCGGTTCGGTCGCGCTGATCGCCGAGGCCGCGGCCTGCGCCGAGCGTGCTGGCGTCGACCCCGAAGTCTTCATCGACGTGCTGGTCAAGGGTGGCGGCGGTGGCACCGCGCTGGAGCGGCTGCGGCCCTTCCTGATGAACAAGGACCCGAACGGCTTGCGCTTCGCGATGTCGAATGCGCTGAAGGACCTGGGCTACTACACGGCCATGGCCGAGGCCAGCCATTCGGCCCGCAGCATCGCCGAGGGCGTGCGCCAGACGCTCGAAGGCGCGGTGCAGGGCAGCGACCCGCAGGCTCTGATGCCTGAACTGGTGGCGGTGCTGGCCAAGCGCGGCGACGGCGTGTAA
- a CDS encoding response regulator transcription factor, which translates to MNAAIPPPTREFARNADLVLIVDDVPDNLAVLHDALDESGYTVLVATSGEAALARATQARPDIVLLDAMMPGMDGFEVARRLKADASTAHIPIVFMTGLTETEHLVAALEAGGVDYVTKPIKPKEVLARMNVHLQGARRARQEAQQAGQARNALDAFGYASITVRLPEGRIIWQTALAREMLQRYCDTVAPATPPAVLDWLQRHLPDVQRAQIEPPPLSIVQGARSLTLRLHQQTGHDDAGDDWLIIMREVSDTSVIEAMSLSLKLTAREAEVLYWVVKGKTNRDIGEILGSSPATVKKHLERVYVKLGVETRTAAAGVATKRIRELQPQFEI; encoded by the coding sequence ATGAACGCTGCCATACCCCCGCCGACCCGCGAATTCGCCCGCAACGCCGACCTGGTGCTGATCGTCGACGACGTGCCCGACAACCTGGCGGTGCTGCACGATGCACTCGACGAATCCGGCTACACCGTGCTGGTCGCGACCAGCGGCGAGGCCGCGCTGGCCCGCGCGACGCAGGCCCGGCCCGACATCGTGCTGCTCGACGCGATGATGCCGGGCATGGACGGCTTCGAGGTCGCGCGCCGCCTGAAGGCCGATGCCTCCACCGCACACATCCCGATCGTCTTCATGACCGGCCTGACCGAGACCGAGCACCTGGTCGCCGCGCTGGAAGCCGGTGGTGTCGACTACGTCACCAAGCCGATCAAGCCGAAGGAGGTGCTGGCGCGCATGAACGTGCACCTGCAGGGCGCCCGCCGCGCGCGGCAGGAGGCGCAGCAGGCCGGCCAGGCGCGCAACGCGCTCGATGCGTTCGGCTACGCCAGCATCACCGTGCGCCTGCCCGAGGGCCGCATCATCTGGCAGACCGCGCTGGCCCGCGAGATGCTGCAGCGCTACTGCGACACGGTGGCGCCCGCCACGCCGCCGGCCGTGCTCGACTGGCTGCAGCGCCACCTGCCCGACGTGCAGCGGGCGCAGATCGAGCCGCCGCCACTGTCCATCGTGCAGGGCGCACGCTCGCTCACGCTGCGGCTGCACCAGCAGACCGGCCACGACGATGCGGGGGACGACTGGCTGATCATCATGCGCGAGGTGTCCGACACCTCCGTCATCGAGGCGATGAGCCTGAGCCTGAAGCTCACCGCGCGCGAGGCCGAGGTGCTGTACTGGGTGGTCAAGGGCAAGACCAACCGCGACATCGGCGAGATCCTCGGCAGCAGCCCGGCCACCGTGAAGAAGCACCTCGAGCGCGTCTACGTCAAGCTGGGTGTCGAAACGCGCACTGCGGCCGCCGGCGTGGCGACCAAGCGCATCCGCGAGTTGCAGCCGCAGTTCGAGATCTGA
- a CDS encoding NAD(P)-dependent oxidoreductase has protein sequence MRPPRVLLTDPLHPDAQARLAEWAAVSQLPDGLTRAQSDAALRDAMASTEGLVVRRLLPPDLFDRPHALRGVMRQGVGLDFIPVDRATANGIPVGNTPAVNANAVAEYVFAALLAHSRQLAAFDMNVRTGDWAARTQAGARTFELRGRTLGLVGFGAIGQRIGSIAQRGFGMTLAVCTGTPSKVPAGIATLSLKALFAASDFLVIACPLTERTRGMVNADVLAQAKPTAVLVNVGRGPVLREDDLAAALDAGRLAGAVLDVFETQPLPDDSALRRHPGVLLTPHLAGLTQEAERAMGVLAVDTLAALLLRGERPPNIVNPEVFAAPRG, from the coding sequence ATGCGTCCTCCTCGTGTTCTGCTGACCGACCCCCTGCACCCCGATGCGCAGGCGCGCCTCGCCGAATGGGCTGCCGTGTCGCAACTGCCCGACGGGCTCACGCGTGCGCAAAGCGACGCGGCGCTGCGCGACGCCATGGCGAGCACGGAGGGCCTGGTCGTGCGGCGCCTGCTGCCGCCCGACCTGTTCGACCGCCCGCACGCGCTGCGCGGCGTGATGCGCCAGGGCGTCGGGCTCGACTTCATCCCGGTGGACCGTGCCACGGCCAACGGCATCCCGGTCGGGAACACGCCGGCGGTCAATGCCAACGCGGTGGCCGAGTACGTGTTCGCCGCGCTGCTGGCGCACAGCCGCCAGCTGGCCGCCTTCGACATGAACGTGCGCACCGGCGACTGGGCGGCGCGCACGCAGGCCGGCGCCCGCACCTTCGAGCTGCGCGGCCGCACGCTGGGGCTGGTCGGCTTCGGCGCCATCGGCCAGCGCATCGGCAGCATCGCGCAGCGCGGCTTCGGCATGACGCTGGCCGTGTGCACCGGCACGCCGTCGAAGGTGCCGGCGGGCATCGCGACGCTGTCGCTCAAGGCGTTGTTCGCCGCCAGCGACTTCCTCGTGATCGCCTGCCCGCTCACCGAGCGGACGCGCGGCATGGTGAATGCCGACGTGCTCGCGCAGGCGAAGCCGACGGCGGTGCTGGTCAACGTCGGCCGCGGCCCCGTGCTGCGCGAGGACGACCTCGCGGCTGCCCTCGATGCGGGGCGCCTGGCAGGCGCGGTGCTCGACGTTTTCGAGACCCAGCCGCTGCCGGACGACAGCGCCCTGCGCCGCCACCCCGGCGTGCTGCTCACGCCGCACCTCGCCGGCCTCACGCAGGAGGCCGAGCGCGCCATGGGCGTGCTGGCCGTCGACACGCTGGCAGCACTGCTGCTGCGGGGCGAGCGGCCGCCCAACATCGTCAACCCCGAGGTCTTCGCCGCGCCGCGCGGCTGA
- the recJ gene encoding single-stranded-DNA-specific exonuclease RecJ: MKIVARDIPPRSVWALEQAGVHPLLARLYAARGVLGKEELDDGLARLLPPDTLKGTREAAVLLADAIRDDKRLCIVADYDCDGATACAVAVRGLKLLGAKHVAYLVPDRVVDGYGLTPPIAERVADGGADMLITVDNGIASVDGVAAAKARGLQVLVTDHHLPGPQLPDADVLVNPNQPGCDFQSKSIAGVGVMFYVLLALRSELRARGVFDAATQPKLDVLLPLVALGTVADVVKLDANNRRLVAQGLRRIRAGALPAGIAALFNAAGRKAPVATTFDFGFALGPRINAAGRLADMTLGIECLLTDDAGRADELARLLDGINRERRDIEGGMRDQALLLAESLFDVDSAGGESVPAAISVFDAAFHEGVVGIVASRLKDRFHRPTFVFAASGAPGKEQELKGSGRSIPGFHLRDALDLVAKRHPGVLLRFGGHAMAAGCTVARDQIGTFERALAQVATEWLDAASLTRRIDTDGPIAAEYMRVDLVDTLHREVWGQGFAPPTFSEEVEVISQRLVGEKHLALRLKHQGKPVDGIWFGHTEPLPPKVVLAFRLDADEWQGVRRVRFLIEGAEGA; this comes from the coding sequence GTGAAGATCGTCGCCCGCGACATCCCGCCACGCAGCGTCTGGGCGCTCGAACAGGCCGGCGTGCACCCGCTGCTCGCGCGTCTGTACGCCGCCCGCGGCGTGCTCGGGAAGGAAGAGCTCGACGACGGCCTGGCGCGCCTGCTGCCGCCCGACACGCTCAAGGGCACGCGCGAAGCGGCCGTGCTGCTGGCCGATGCCATCCGCGACGACAAGCGCCTGTGCATCGTGGCCGACTACGACTGCGACGGCGCCACGGCCTGTGCGGTGGCCGTGCGCGGGCTGAAGCTGCTGGGTGCCAAACATGTCGCCTACCTGGTGCCCGACCGCGTGGTCGACGGCTACGGCCTCACGCCACCGATCGCCGAGCGCGTGGCCGACGGCGGCGCCGACATGCTCATCACCGTCGACAACGGCATCGCCAGCGTCGACGGCGTGGCCGCCGCCAAGGCGCGCGGCCTGCAGGTGCTGGTGACCGACCACCACCTGCCCGGCCCGCAACTGCCCGACGCCGACGTGCTGGTGAACCCGAACCAGCCCGGCTGCGACTTCCAGAGCAAGAGCATCGCCGGTGTGGGCGTGATGTTCTATGTGCTGCTGGCACTGCGCTCCGAGTTGCGCGCGCGCGGCGTGTTCGACGCGGCCACGCAACCCAAGTTGGACGTGCTGCTGCCGCTGGTCGCCTTGGGCACCGTGGCCGACGTGGTCAAGCTCGACGCCAACAACCGCCGCCTCGTCGCCCAGGGCCTGCGCCGCATCCGCGCGGGCGCGCTGCCCGCCGGCATCGCCGCGCTGTTCAATGCGGCCGGCCGCAAGGCGCCGGTCGCCACCACCTTCGACTTCGGTTTCGCCCTCGGTCCACGCATCAATGCGGCCGGCCGCCTGGCCGACATGACGCTGGGCATCGAATGCCTGCTGACCGACGACGCCGGCCGCGCCGACGAACTGGCGCGCCTGCTCGACGGCATCAACCGCGAGCGGCGCGACATCGAGGGCGGCATGCGCGACCAGGCGCTGCTGCTGGCCGAGTCGCTGTTCGATGTCGACAGCGCCGGCGGCGAATCGGTGCCCGCAGCCATCAGCGTGTTCGACGCCGCCTTCCACGAAGGCGTGGTCGGCATCGTCGCCTCGCGCCTGAAGGACCGCTTTCACCGCCCGACCTTCGTCTTCGCCGCCAGCGGCGCGCCCGGCAAGGAACAGGAGCTCAAGGGCTCGGGCCGCTCCATCCCCGGCTTCCATCTGCGCGACGCGCTCGACCTGGTCGCCAAGCGCCACCCCGGCGTGCTGCTGCGCTTCGGCGGCCATGCGATGGCGGCGGGCTGCACCGTGGCGCGCGACCAGATCGGCACCTTCGAGCGCGCGCTCGCGCAGGTAGCGACCGAATGGCTCGACGCCGCCTCGCTCACGCGGCGCATCGACACCGACGGCCCGATCGCTGCCGAGTACATGCGCGTCGACCTGGTCGACACGCTGCACCGCGAGGTGTGGGGCCAGGGCTTCGCGCCGCCGACCTTCAGCGAGGAGGTGGAGGTGATCTCGCAGCGGCTGGTCGGCGAGAAGCACCTGGCGCTGCGGCTCAAGCACCAGGGCAAGCCGGTCGACGGCATCTGGTTCGGCCACACCGAGCCGCTGCCGCCGAAGGTGGTGCTGGCCTTCCGGCTCGACGCCGACGAATGGCAGGGCGTGCGCCGCGTGCGCTTCCTGATCGAAGGCGCCGAAGGCGCGTAG